The genomic DNA tcactctttccctctctctaaCACATAtcctatctctccctctctccttttctctcactctttccctctctctaaCACAGAtcctatctctccctctctccttttctctcactctttccctctctctaaCACATAtcctatctctccctctctccttttctcttactcttttcctctctctctcctcggCATATTAAAAATGGAACTGCTCAACCATATCTCTATCAACACAATCCTcacaaagtaataataacagACAAACACACAATGCCTGTCTGAAAAATCCCTCACATTTTGTTGAAACCTTTGTCATAGGCAATTCCATAAATAAATTTACTAACTGATCGCGGGCTAGACAAAGGTAGAACGGGTTGCCATCTTTTTTTCTCtgattgtaattttgttattagaGATCATTTAAACGTCGATTTTACAGTACAAATAGTGAAATAGGGAAGTTGAATAATTACACTATAACTTCTTGTACTTCTCTACAAATAGTGGTAAGTTTAAATTCTTCTATTCATTAGAAATTCTAACTGTTCTATTGCATGACATAATTCAATTGTAACCATGTGTTTTGATCTCATCAACCCCCCccaaatggttttattagaaGTATTCACTTTTCAAACATGATTGTAGTTACATTACATGTCCATGTATAATGGACATATTTTGGCAGAAAAGAGAGGCATTGTTATGAAATCgtcatttgaatattgaaaacatgtacagtatgtatatAGATACTCTATCATGTAAAAGTGCATATGAGCTCAATAGCACATGAATTTGCAACATagtatataaagaaaaataaagaaaatgcgATCCTTCAACCCAAAATGAAcaatggagcgttgtggcccagtggattagtctccggactttgaaacagaaggttgtgtgttcgaatcccagccatgacgtaatttccttcagcaagaaatctatccacattgtgctgcactcaacccaggtgaggtgaatgggtacctggcaggaatttattccttgaaatgcgtgggCGCTGTAACTATAGTAATTATGGCAGCCAAGCtgcagctggggtaataatatccaagtcctttggaagcgcatagagacattattcataatcgtgatatgcgctatacaagaactgttgattattattattataacaactCATCCAAAATGAGCTGTGGATTTCTATTGAGCTCACAAAATCTTCAAAATAACTCTTTGTCAAATTGATCAATAGCAACCCTTACAagaatttaaaggacaagtccaccccaacaaaaaacttgatttgaataaaaagagaaaaattcaacaagcataacactgaaaatttcatcaaaatcggatgtaaaataagaaagttatgacatttcaaaattttgcttatatttaacaagatagttacatgaacgagccagttacatccaaatgagagagtcgatgatgtcactcacccactatttcttttgttctttattgtttgaaatatgaaatattttgattttcttgtcattgtcatgtgaaatgaagtttcattcctccctgaacaagtggaattccattattttaacattttgtgcttcaggcaatgaggtcctaatcatcaaattcgtaaaaaattgaaaaattgtataattcaaacaataaaaaacaaaagaaatagtgagtgacatcatcgactctctcatttggatgtaactggctcgttcatataacttttgttaaaaataagcaaaactttgaaatgtcataactttcttattttacatccgattttgatgaaatcttcagcattgtgcttgtctgatttttctctattgattcaaatcaacatttttctgaggtggacttgacctttaattgcaagtacatgtacaagaaaTGCAGTGAAagtttaataaagaaaaataaggtttgaagtttggggAACAcccaagcatgagatgtgcacactTTGCAAAAATATTCAGAATTCCGGAAATATTGGTGTTAAAAAAtcctgtacatgtatctcatctgtttttttttctcaactaGCTTCAAATTTTGAGAGTATGAGGGAGAAGAGTTTCTCATCAAGATATTAAAGATAATTGGATAATTTTTTAATACCTTTTGAAGAACAAATCATTGTTTGAGCAATTTACAGAGCATCTACCCTGGCGAACTATTGCTGGTATTGGTGTGGATTTTGGTGGTTAAGGAAGGGGAGAGCGAAAACTCCTGAtcaatatgataatgatgatgcacagcatttgtatagcgccatatatctgtcaaagacattcaaaggcgcattggAGGAGCCTACAAGGGCGCGCACAGAGAACTGcaacccgcaggtctctcctcccgataactggttgggggaatgcaggtagaccactacaccagggtttccccctactcttatcgaatagtgcagtgggttcttaacgtgcaaaggtggtgattcTCTGCTacacgtcctatccgagggacggagtgttttccactgtaacatagcttgcatctatgaaacaggggagagacgtttacacacattgcactggcttcagtcatccgccaggggcggactcgaacccacgatctttggttcgacaggcagacgctttaccgactgagccaactttGCTCTCAAATATCACCTAGAATGGACCATGTTTTAAAACCAGTAGCGGTAACGATCTCAGaattagttaaaaaaaatgaccacccaagtatTTGCATggtaaatacaaatatttgccAATTGGCTCTGGAAAAAGATGTGTaactgctgagaaataagcaaaataagcacggaataacataaaatgtcaggtattttccCAAGCaatataatacactgtcccacaaatatgcatttttgtgCTCgttatcatcagaattatcggttttcagctaagatttcatgatttcaaagAGATAATTTCAatttaccagatctagatctatgataatataAATAGTAAATGACATTGATTTTAACAGCTTTCTCATTAAATAATTGTTTACTGCAATTTCGTATTCAGGCTTTTTGCTGAGAAGGGGCATCTTGGTATAATGAAAAGAAGCAAATATTCAGTCATTGTGATTTCAATGTACATTACTTTGTATGACTAAAATGTAatcctttatacatgtacatcactcCAGTGCAAAGAGACTTCATTCATTtgcgctatacagtgcgtatcaaaaaaaaagtttacacttagaacaaatcctgtaaaatcatacatttgaaATATCCTGAACATTTtcccacattttaacattggtacagatccatttaagcaaatgacgatatacatgtaactgtcaaaaaacattttcgcttgagtgagcaccacttacttttgaaaagttagtgaaaaatgatttgcacagaGCTTGGAAATAGCtgtgcaaataaaagtagaccttaatcatgaagaacacattgaattcagctagtaaaattgatttcaagatatcttttaccttttttaacctgtttccttgcccaaaacactttgaagagtgcattgcgcgacaccccactcccccatacaccgaggccatcgttaCAATATTTgcttacactgagctgtgatttacatgaaatggcttaggcttgactttcattttgttaatcattgtcaagcttgagAAAAGTTTGGGAAcaagtattaatgaaaaatgatatgttaccccactttaaatgataaaaacttagtgataAAAATGTTGGACAAGtgtgatataaaattttgttcagattcatttatgcgctcagatccagctggcacaaaaacggtaaaggttgtgcttactaattgttgaaatttcaatttgagtggcaaaattgttacaaaatgcatgaatgtatagatctgttttatttcaattgaccaaaagtgcAAGCGAAATGTCTGAGAaatgtaagtttgatttcgccatttccccttgacacagcgtgaaaacgagcatttttgcgcaaacagatttctgcgagctttacaaaaatggacggTGCTCAATCAAGTggaacattctgtcaaaacttttactttcattggatagatgagacccaaacccaagattatatgtgaaaaaataacccacatactgtatattttattaattcccagggctttttcaaagtgtaaactttttttgatacgcactgtataaacaCAGAGCATCCCCACCCCCCCtattttggaaaattatttatgtttaCCAATTTTCCTTCTAGATTCTTTTCTGAGTGAGAGTAATGGCCGAGGGAACTGACAATGATGCTATCCATGCCAATCTAATCTGTCCTCTCTGTCTCTCGATCTTTGAGAAAGCAACGCTCTTGACCTGTGGCCACACCTTCTGTCTCAAGTGCCTCCTGGGTTACGACAAGGAACACCGAAACATGAATCTCATGATCTGTCCGCTATGCCGGGAGCAGACCCCCCTTGGGGAGAATCGTGTACAGGGACTTCCGCGGAATGTCACGGTGAATGCGCTGGTAGATGACCTCCAAGCTCGGATGTCTTCAGAGAAGCGATTGTCGCAGGTTCAGGCAACAGATGAAGTACAGCCCCAAGCAGGACAGCATAAGCTGCCTGTGAAGGTGCCCATGAGACCCCCTAAGATTGTCAAGGATGTAGATCTTCCAGGTGGGGTTAGGGGAATGACCAGGTTGGCAGATGATTCTGTTGTCGTAGGGTACGGAAGTAGTTTCCCTGGAGCTGAAGTCATTAAGGTGTCAGGAGAACGAAGACCTTACTCCTTGATCAACGCTGGCTCCGTGCGAGACATTGTTATCCTAAACGATGGCAGAGCAGTTGTGTCACATGGATTTGAGGAAATCAAGGCTTACCATTCAGATGGTACAATGTGGGTGGTTCCATTTATGCAACTGTCCAACAAAAAGAGCCAGGATGCTTTCTGCACACTGTACAAAGACAGCCAAGATTTTGTCTACGCTGCCAACGGCACCAACAAAGTCCAATACTTCAAAGTTCAAAGTAAAGGCATGACACATCATTCCAAAGTGATCAGCACTGGAAAATTTAATGTCGCACAGATCTGCGTCACGCAATTGGAAGTGCTCGTCATGAAAGTGTCCAACGTGAAGCCACGGAGGGTGGCACTGTTTGACAAGGAAGGAAACACAGGAAGCACTGTAATTGCTAGAGATGACAGTGAAGTCCCATGTGCAACGGTAGATGCTCTGAACAGGGTGATCATCGGGTATTTTTCCCCAAGCCTCGGAACCCTGAGACTCTCGATCTGCACGCTCAAGGGACTGCATATCAAACATCAGCATTTCTTCAGCGAGCTCTACTTATCCCCGGCAAGACGAGTGTGGTGCTACATGGTATCCATCACTCCAAATCTACTGGCATTTGCACATCTTGGCAACAAGCTGTACTTCATCAAAGTTCCTCCCATCCCCAACAAGTAGAAATTCTTGCTTTTACCCCATTGTACTAGACCTATTCATAGACTTCCATTTGATTTTTATACACTAGATATGTTATTTGCTGAAGAGCATAGTCTGTAAACTtacattttaaacattatttcatgcTATCAATTATGATTATGTATACTGTAGGATGGGGCTCCACGTCCCACGAGCAGTACTTACTATTTCTGtgtccttttttttctatttctgaGTCCTTTTACCAATGAAGTTTATATGACAATTTACCTTATATCAATGTATTTTGACATTTGGCAATaaattcagttcagttcagaAATTCATAGCATACATTGTAGATGCCAGGTAATAATCAATAATCTTCTAGCATTCGCACATAATAAGCTTTATTTCTTCAAAGTTCTCTCCTTCCCAGAAAAGGGGAAATTCATTGCAAGAATGCACAAAAATCCTTAACTTATTGCTTGAATGAAAGACAGCATGACATGGAGTACCACAGGGGTCATTGCTAGGCCTGCTTCTATtcatatattacaaaaaaaattgcctgtTCTTTTAAACGTTTGTTCCTTTGTTGGTTGATATGCAGACATGGGAATAATTGATTTACAGATATTTCTCTATAGATTCAACTACTGCTCATTCCTGTTCCACATAACCCTTCTCTTTAAGAGTTCTAAAACTCAGCAAAATCGTCCATATTGTTCAGAAGCAGTGAGAACACCTGAACCatatacctgtacatgtatatgcacctTACCAAAACAAATATCTAATGCTTTAACATAAAGCATTGTTAATTATCCCATTTGCTCTGAAAATGTTGCGGCGCTTTCTTGCAAAGCTGTGTTAACCCTTGTATGACGTCAAAATTAATCCTCTCCTCAATTTGGCAACAATCATTAATTTTCTTATTAATCATCatactttaaagaaaaaaaatgtatatgcaGTACAGATACAGTCAAAATGACTGATATAACAGC from Lytechinus variegatus isolate NC3 chromosome 8, Lvar_3.0, whole genome shotgun sequence includes the following:
- the LOC121419967 gene encoding uncharacterized protein LOC121419967; this translates as MAEGTDNDAIHANLICPLCLSIFEKATLLTCGHTFCLKCLLGYDKEHRNMNLMICPLCREQTPLGENRVQGLPRNVTVNALVDDLQARMSSEKRLSQVQATDEVQPQAGQHKLPVKVPMRPPKIVKDVDLPGGVRGMTRLADDSVVVGYGSSFPGAEVIKVSGERRPYSLINAGSVRDIVILNDGRAVVSHGFEEIKAYHSDGTMWVVPFMQLSNKKSQDAFCTLYKDSQDFVYAANGTNKVQYFKVQSKGMTHHSKVISTGKFNVAQICVTQLEVLVMKVSNVKPRRVALFDKEGNTGSTVIARDDSEVPCATVDALNRVIIGYFSPSLGTLRLSICTLKGLHIKHQHFFSELYLSPARRVWCYMVSITPNLLAFAHLGNKLYFIKVPPIPNK